Below is a genomic region from Paraburkholderia phenazinium.
ACGGTCGGCAGACGGATTGCGGCACTGGAGCACGCCCTGCGTGCCACGCTCTTTCTGCGCACTTCCGAGGGTTACGCGTTGACCGCCGCAGGCGAGGCTGCGCTGAAATCAGCGGAGAAAATGGAACACTCCGCAAACGAACTCATCAGACGAACTCAAGGCACAGACACACGGCTTGCGGGGGACGTCAGGGTCACCAGTACCGACTCGATCGCGCTCGAATTTTTGCTGCCCGCCATCGAACGCCTGCATGCTGCACATCCCGAAGTGCGCGTCCTGCTGGACACGTCGACGCGCATGCTGAATCTGGCAAAGCGTGAAGCGGATATCGCAGTCCGCTCAGTGCGGCCGGACAATCCCGATCTTGTCGCGCGGCGCCTGGCTCGCTGGCCCATGGCGCTCTTTGCATCGAATGCTTATCTCGAGCAGCACGGCAAGCCCGTCCTTGGCTCTGCATTTGCGGGCCACGATCTCGTCGTCTATCAGGGCAACTGGACCGGTAATCGATCGCCAACGCTTGCCGGCGAACCGATACACGCGGGGCGCATCGTATCGACCTTCAATTCCAGCCTCATGCTGCGTACCGCGGTAAAGGCCGGCATCGGCATCGGTGAGCTTCCGATACATCTGGCTGAACACGACGGCCTCGTGCAGATATGGCCTGAACCCGCACGTGGGGCCGTCTATGAAATCTGGCTCGTCACGCATCAGGACCTTCGGCATACCGCGCGCATTGCGGCAATGATTGACGGTATTGTTTCCGTGTTCGAAGATCGCGCGAACTAACACCAGGTCGACGGTGTGGCCCGCACTCATCCATATTGCGCGACGAGCGAGTACCACAAGGCGTAGATTTCCCGCATGCCTGGATCGTGATCGCTGGTCCATACCGCCGTTTGCACAAGTACGAGTTTCGAACGCGGATCGACAATGATTCGTTGGCCATCCATGCCTTGTAATGCGAACATGCGCCGCTCACCCGGAAGTATCCAAACCTGATATCCATAGCCGAAGATCGGATTGGCTATTCCCGGCGCGAGAAAGCTCGACGATGACTCGACCGTCGTTGCCTGTAAAAGCCAGTCGCGCGGGACGATCTGCTTGCCGTTCCACGCGCCGTCGTGCGCCAGCATCAGACCCAGTCGCGCCCAATCGCGCAGCGTCGCGCTTACGCAGCAGTAGGTAATGTCCTGTCCGGTTGGATCGCGCCCCCATGACGCATCCGACTCCATGCCCAT
It encodes:
- a CDS encoding LysR family transcriptional regulator — translated: MNWDDARVFLAVEREKTLRGAARTLNLDQATVGRRIAALEHALRATLFLRTSEGYALTAAGEAALKSAEKMEHSANELIRRTQGTDTRLAGDVRVTSTDSIALEFLLPAIERLHAAHPEVRVLLDTSTRMLNLAKREADIAVRSVRPDNPDLVARRLARWPMALFASNAYLEQHGKPVLGSAFAGHDLVVYQGNWTGNRSPTLAGEPIHAGRIVSTFNSSLMLRTAVKAGIGIGELPIHLAEHDGLVQIWPEPARGAVYEIWLVTHQDLRHTARIAAMIDGIVSVFEDRAN